A stretch of the Erwinia sp. SLM-02 genome encodes the following:
- a CDS encoding ABC transporter substrate-binding protein encodes MRALLCQCVVAALGMGAAVCSQAATKLTLVEVITSPARTAVLQEMLTDYKKQHPGTEIEVISLPWGQAFEKLGTMLQSGQVPDVVEMPDTWQGLYASNNMLEDLEPQLKSWSATPQLTDKALAMARAANGKATMIPYGFYLRAMFWNKKLFQQAGLSEAPKTMDEFVADAKKISALGNGISGYCMRGGVGGTNAWMMFMAAMNGSPDFFDKQGNSTLTQPGALKGAQLLVDMYQSGGAPKDSVNWGFNEIVSGFYSGKCAMLDQDPDALIAIKNSMPADDFAVAPMPVGPSGKAFPTIGYTGWSVFKQAKQKDQSWQLIQFLSSESNNLTWSKFVGTLPIYKGAENDPYYHSPQFAGWFAELNSPNYVPLTMPTHLKGWGYFNSVIVKESSQETLLDQNDTESMVRDWAKYLTKEQKAWLATQ; translated from the coding sequence ATGCGCGCTTTGTTATGCCAGTGCGTGGTCGCCGCCCTGGGTATGGGGGCCGCGGTCTGCAGCCAGGCCGCCACCAAACTGACGCTGGTGGAGGTGATCACCAGCCCGGCAAGGACCGCCGTTTTGCAGGAGATGCTGACGGACTATAAGAAGCAGCATCCGGGAACGGAAATTGAAGTGATCTCGCTGCCGTGGGGTCAGGCGTTTGAAAAGCTGGGCACCATGCTGCAAAGCGGCCAGGTGCCGGACGTGGTTGAGATGCCAGATACCTGGCAGGGGCTGTACGCCAGTAACAACATGCTGGAAGACCTGGAGCCGCAGTTGAAAAGCTGGTCTGCCACGCCGCAGCTGACCGATAAAGCGCTGGCGATGGCGCGCGCCGCTAACGGTAAAGCGACGATGATCCCTTACGGCTTCTATCTGCGGGCGATGTTCTGGAACAAAAAGCTGTTCCAGCAGGCGGGCCTCAGCGAAGCGCCGAAAACCATGGATGAATTCGTCGCTGACGCGAAGAAAATCAGCGCCCTGGGTAACGGCATCAGCGGCTACTGCATGCGCGGCGGCGTGGGCGGCACCAACGCCTGGATGATGTTTATGGCGGCGATGAACGGATCGCCGGACTTCTTTGATAAGCAGGGCAACAGCACGCTGACCCAGCCCGGTGCGCTCAAGGGGGCACAGCTGCTGGTGGATATGTATCAGAGCGGCGGCGCGCCGAAGGACAGCGTGAACTGGGGCTTTAACGAGATCGTCTCCGGCTTCTACTCCGGAAAATGCGCGATGCTCGACCAGGATCCGGACGCGCTGATCGCCATTAAAAACAGCATGCCGGCCGACGATTTTGCCGTGGCGCCGATGCCGGTTGGCCCGTCGGGCAAAGCTTTCCCGACCATCGGCTATACCGGCTGGTCGGTGTTTAAGCAGGCCAAACAGAAGGATCAGTCCTGGCAGCTGATCCAGTTCCTCAGCAGCGAGTCCAATAACCTCACCTGGTCGAAGTTCGTCGGTACGCTGCCGATCTATAAGGGGGCGGAAAATGACCCTTACTACCACTCTCCTCAGTTTGCCGGCTGGTTTGCCGAGCTGAACAGCCCGAACTACGTGCCGCTGACCATGCCGACGCATCTGAAAGGCTGGGGCTACTTTAACTCGGTGATCGTGAAGGAAAGCTCGCAGGAAACCCTGCTGGATCAGAACGATACGGAATCCATGGTCAGGGACTGGGCGAAGTACCTGACGAAAGAGCAGAAGGCCTGGCTGGCTACGCAATAA
- the carB gene encoding carbamoyl-phosphate synthase large subunit: protein MPKRTDIKSILIIGAGPIVIGQACEFDYSGAQACKALREEGYRVILVNSNPATIMTDPDMADATYIEPINWEVVRKIIEKERPDAVLPTMGGQTALNCALELERRGVLEEFGVTMIGATADAIDKAEDRRRFDVAMKSIGLDTARSGIAHNMEEALAVAADVGFPCIIRPSFTMGGTGGGIAYNREEFEEICERGLDLSPTNELLIDESLIGWKEYEMEVVRDKNDNCIIVCSIENFDAMGIHTGDSITVAPAQTLTDKEYQIMRNASLAVLREIGVETGGSNVQFSVNPENGRLIVIEMNPRVSRSSALASKATGFPIAKIAAKLAVGFTLDELTNDITGGLTPASFEPSIDYVVTKIPRFNFEKFAGANDRLTTQMKSVGEVMAIGRTLQESMQKALRGLEVGANGFDPKVDLNDAEAMTVIRRELKDAGSDRIWYIADAFRAGMTVEDVFALTNVDRWFLVQIEELVQLEQQVAKVGLNGLTYDFLRTLKRKGFADARLADVAGVTESEIRKLREQHNLHPVYKRVDTCAAEFSTDTAYMYSTYEEECEANPNQDRDKIMVLGGGPNRIGQGIEFDYCCVHASLALREDGFETIMVNCNPETVSTDYDTSDRLYFEPVTLEDVLEIVRIEKPKGVIVQYGGQTPLKLARALEAAGVPVIGTSPDAIDRAEDRERFQQAVDRLALKQPANATVTTIEMAVEKAATIGYPLVVRPSYVLGGRAMEIVYDEIDLKRYFTTAVSVSNDAPVLLDRFLDDAVEVDVDAICDGEQVLIGGIMEHIEQAGVHSGDSACSLPAYTLSKEIQDVMRQQVEKLAFELGVRGLMNVQFAVKDNEVYLIEVNPRAARTVPFVSKATSVPLAKVAARVMAGKTLAEQGVTEEIIPPYFSVKEVVLPFNKFQGVDPILGPEMRSTGEVMGVGRTFAEAFSKAMLGAQSNMKKSGRALLSVREGDKKRIVELARRLLDFGFELDATEGTAAVLHAAGIDVRRVNKVHEGRPHIQDRVKNGEYVYIVNTTAGRQAIEDSKLIRRSALQYKVHYDTTLNGAFATTNSLNASAIDQVISVQEMHAQING from the coding sequence ATGCCAAAACGTACAGACATAAAAAGTATCCTGATCATTGGCGCAGGTCCTATCGTTATCGGTCAGGCCTGTGAGTTTGACTATTCCGGTGCGCAGGCGTGTAAGGCGCTGCGTGAAGAGGGCTACCGCGTTATCCTGGTGAACTCTAACCCGGCCACCATCATGACCGACCCGGATATGGCCGATGCAACCTACATCGAGCCAATTAACTGGGAAGTGGTGCGCAAAATCATCGAAAAAGAGCGCCCGGATGCGGTACTGCCAACCATGGGCGGCCAGACGGCGCTGAACTGTGCGCTGGAGCTGGAGCGCCGCGGCGTGCTGGAAGAGTTCGGTGTGACCATGATTGGTGCCACCGCCGATGCGATTGATAAAGCAGAAGACCGTCGCCGCTTCGACGTGGCGATGAAAAGCATCGGCCTGGACACCGCGCGTTCCGGTATTGCACATAATATGGAAGAAGCGCTGGCGGTTGCCGCCGACGTGGGCTTCCCGTGCATCATTCGTCCTTCCTTCACCATGGGCGGCACCGGCGGCGGTATCGCCTACAACCGCGAAGAGTTCGAAGAGATCTGCGAACGCGGTCTGGATCTGTCGCCAACCAACGAGCTGCTGATTGATGAGTCGCTGATTGGCTGGAAAGAGTACGAGATGGAAGTGGTACGTGATAAAAACGACAACTGCATCATCGTCTGCTCAATTGAAAACTTCGATGCCATGGGCATCCACACCGGTGACTCCATTACCGTTGCGCCAGCACAGACGCTGACCGACAAAGAGTACCAGATCATGCGTAACGCCTCGCTGGCTGTACTGCGTGAAATCGGCGTGGAAACCGGTGGCTCCAACGTGCAGTTCTCCGTAAACCCGGAAAACGGCCGCCTGATCGTGATTGAGATGAACCCGCGCGTATCACGTTCTTCCGCGCTGGCATCGAAAGCGACCGGCTTCCCGATTGCAAAAATCGCGGCCAAGCTGGCGGTGGGCTTCACCCTTGATGAGCTGACCAACGACATCACAGGCGGTCTGACCCCGGCGTCGTTCGAACCGTCCATCGACTACGTGGTGACCAAGATCCCTCGCTTCAACTTTGAGAAGTTTGCCGGTGCTAACGACCGTCTGACCACGCAGATGAAATCCGTGGGTGAAGTGATGGCGATTGGCCGTACCCTGCAGGAATCCATGCAGAAGGCGCTGCGCGGTCTGGAAGTGGGCGCTAACGGCTTCGACCCGAAAGTTGACCTCAACGATGCGGAAGCGATGACCGTCATTCGCCGCGAGCTGAAAGACGCCGGTTCTGACCGTATCTGGTACATCGCCGACGCCTTCCGCGCCGGAATGACCGTGGAAGACGTGTTTGCACTGACCAACGTGGATCGCTGGTTCCTGGTGCAGATTGAAGAGCTGGTTCAGCTGGAGCAGCAGGTGGCGAAAGTGGGCCTGAACGGCCTGACCTACGACTTCCTGCGCACCCTGAAGCGTAAAGGCTTTGCCGATGCGCGCCTGGCCGACGTTGCCGGTGTGACCGAGTCTGAAATTCGTAAACTGCGCGAGCAGCACAACCTGCACCCGGTGTACAAACGTGTGGATACCTGTGCGGCCGAATTCTCGACCGACACCGCCTACATGTACTCCACCTATGAAGAAGAGTGCGAAGCGAACCCGAATCAGGATCGCGACAAAATCATGGTGCTGGGCGGCGGTCCAAACCGTATCGGGCAGGGTATCGAATTCGACTACTGCTGCGTACACGCCTCGCTGGCACTGCGCGAAGACGGTTTCGAAACCATTATGGTTAACTGTAACCCGGAAACCGTTTCCACCGACTACGACACCTCAGACCGCCTGTACTTCGAACCGGTGACCCTGGAAGACGTGCTGGAAATCGTGCGCATCGAGAAGCCGAAAGGCGTGATCGTGCAGTACGGCGGCCAGACTCCGCTGAAGCTGGCGCGTGCGCTGGAAGCCGCAGGCGTGCCGGTAATCGGCACCAGCCCGGACGCGATTGACCGTGCCGAAGACCGTGAGCGTTTCCAGCAGGCGGTTGACCGCCTGGCGCTGAAGCAGCCGGCTAACGCCACCGTCACCACCATCGAAATGGCGGTAGAGAAAGCGGCAACCATCGGCTATCCGCTGGTGGTGCGTCCTTCCTACGTGCTGGGCGGCCGGGCGATGGAAATCGTTTACGACGAAATCGACCTGAAGCGCTACTTCACCACCGCGGTTTCCGTGTCTAACGACGCGCCGGTGCTGCTGGACCGCTTCCTGGACGACGCGGTAGAAGTGGACGTGGATGCCATCTGCGACGGCGAACAGGTGCTGATTGGCGGCATCATGGAACACATCGAACAGGCTGGCGTGCACTCCGGTGACTCCGCCTGCTCCCTGCCGGCCTATACGCTGAGCAAGGAAATTCAGGATGTGATGCGTCAGCAGGTTGAGAAGCTGGCCTTTGAGCTGGGCGTACGCGGCCTGATGAACGTGCAGTTTGCGGTGAAGGATAACGAAGTTTACCTGATTGAGGTTAACCCACGTGCTGCCCGTACCGTGCCGTTCGTCTCGAAAGCCACCAGCGTGCCGCTGGCGAAAGTGGCCGCACGCGTCATGGCCGGTAAAACGCTGGCAGAGCAGGGCGTGACGGAAGAAATCATCCCGCCGTACTTCTCGGTGAAAGAAGTGGTGCTGCCGTTCAACAAGTTCCAGGGCGTTGACCCTATCCTTGGCCCGGAAATGCGCTCTACCGGTGAAGTGATGGGCGTGGGCCGCACCTTCGCTGAAGCCTTCAGCAAAGCGATGCTGGGCGCGCAGAGCAACATGAAGAAGAGCGGTCGTGCGCTGCTGTCGGTGCGCGAGGGCGATAAGAAACGTATCGTTGAGCTGGCGCGTCGTCTGCTGGACTTCGGCTTTGAGCTGGATGCCACCGAAGGCACCGCCGCGGTGCTGCACGCTGCCGGCATCGACGTGCGCCGCGTTAACAAGGTACACGAAGGTCGTCCGCACATTCAGGACCGCGTGAAGAACGGTGAGTACGTTTACATCGTCAACACCACCGCCGGCCGCCAGGCGATTGAGGACTCCAAGCTGATCCGCCGCAGTGCGCTGCAGTACAAAGTGCACTACGACACGACGCTGAACGGTGCTTTCGCCACGACGAACTCGCTGAACGCCAGCGCGATCGACCAGGTTATCTCGGTGCAGGAAATGCACGCGCAGATTAACGGCTAA
- the carA gene encoding glutamine-hydrolyzing carbamoyl-phosphate synthase small subunit, with translation MIKSALLVLEDGTQFHGRAIGATGSAVGEVVFNTSMTGYQEILTDPSYSRQIVTLTYPHIGNVGTNAADAESTQVHAQGLVIRDLPLIASNYRNEEGLTDYLVRNNIVAIADIDTRKLTRLLREKGAQNGCIIAGDAPDATVALEKAKAFPGLKGMDLAKEVTTPEAYSWQQGSWTLEGDLPAVKAEGELPFHVVAYDYGVKRNILRMLVDRGCRLTVVPAQTPAEDVLKLNPDGIFLSNGPGDPEPCDYAITAIKRFLETDIPVFGICLGHQLLALASGAKTVKMKLGHHGGNHPVKDHDKNTVMITAQNHGFAVDDSNLPANLRVTHTSLFDHTVQGIHRTDKAAFSFQGHPEASPGPHDAAPLFDHFIELIEAYRSSAK, from the coding sequence TTGATTAAGTCAGCGCTCTTGGTTCTGGAAGACGGAACCCAATTCCACGGTCGGGCCATCGGGGCAACCGGATCGGCAGTGGGAGAAGTTGTTTTCAACACTTCAATGACCGGTTATCAAGAAATCCTCACTGATCCTTCCTATTCCCGCCAAATCGTTACTCTTACTTATCCCCATATCGGCAATGTCGGCACCAACGCCGCTGACGCAGAATCGACTCAGGTACATGCACAGGGTCTGGTGATCCGTGACCTGCCGCTGATTGCCAGCAACTACCGCAATGAAGAAGGGCTGACCGACTATCTGGTCCGCAACAACATTGTCGCTATTGCCGATATCGATACGCGTAAGCTGACTCGTCTGCTGCGCGAAAAAGGGGCGCAGAACGGCTGCATTATTGCCGGAGATGCACCGGACGCCACCGTGGCGCTGGAAAAAGCGAAAGCGTTCCCTGGCCTGAAAGGCATGGACCTGGCGAAAGAAGTCACCACCCCGGAAGCCTACAGCTGGCAGCAGGGCAGCTGGACGCTGGAAGGCGACCTGCCTGCGGTCAAAGCGGAAGGCGAGCTGCCGTTCCACGTGGTGGCCTACGATTACGGCGTGAAGCGCAATATCCTGCGCATGCTGGTGGATCGCGGCTGCCGCCTGACCGTGGTGCCTGCGCAGACTCCGGCTGAAGACGTACTGAAGCTGAACCCGGACGGCATTTTCCTCTCCAACGGTCCCGGTGACCCGGAGCCGTGCGACTACGCCATCACCGCGATTAAGCGCTTCCTGGAAACCGATATCCCGGTATTTGGCATCTGCCTCGGCCACCAGCTGCTGGCCCTGGCCAGCGGTGCAAAAACCGTCAAGATGAAACTCGGCCACCACGGCGGCAACCACCCGGTGAAAGATCACGATAAAAACACCGTGATGATTACCGCTCAGAACCACGGCTTCGCCGTTGATGACAGCAACCTGCCGGCAAATCTGCGCGTGACTCATACCTCACTGTTTGACCACACGGTCCAGGGTATTCACCGCACGGATAAAGCAGCCTTCAGCTTCCAGGGACACCCTGAAGCCAGCCCGGGCCCGCACGATGCTGCCCCCCTGTTCGATCACTTTATCGAACTGATTGAAGCTTACCGTTCCAGCGCGAAATAA
- the dapB gene encoding 4-hydroxy-tetrahydrodipicolinate reductase: protein MSNAEIRIAVVGAAGRMGRQLIQAAVQADGARLGAAVVRAGSSLVGSDAGELAGCGVQGVKIGDSLDAVVNDFDVLIDFTRPEATLNYLEFCRQHKKAMVIGTTGFDDAGKAAIKAAAEDIGIVFAANFSVGVNLVLKLLEKAAKVMGEYADIEIVEAHHRHKVDAPSGTALAMGEAIADAMDWDLNEHAVYTREGITGERKAQTIGFATVRAGDIVGEHTAMFADIGERVEITHKASSRMTFANGAVKAGLWLGAHKSGLFDMRSVLNLDDL, encoded by the coding sequence ATGAGTAACGCAGAAATCCGTATCGCCGTGGTGGGAGCCGCAGGGCGTATGGGGCGCCAGCTGATTCAGGCTGCTGTTCAGGCCGATGGCGCTCGCCTGGGGGCCGCCGTGGTGCGTGCCGGATCTTCTCTGGTGGGCAGCGATGCCGGGGAACTGGCCGGCTGTGGCGTACAGGGCGTGAAGATCGGCGACAGCCTGGACGCGGTGGTGAATGACTTCGACGTACTGATCGATTTCACCCGTCCGGAAGCGACGCTGAACTATCTGGAATTTTGCCGTCAGCATAAAAAAGCGATGGTGATTGGCACCACCGGTTTTGATGACGCCGGAAAAGCCGCAATTAAGGCCGCAGCGGAAGATATTGGCATCGTGTTTGCCGCCAACTTCAGCGTCGGTGTGAATCTGGTGCTCAAGCTGCTGGAAAAAGCGGCCAAAGTCATGGGTGAGTACGCGGATATTGAGATTGTCGAAGCCCACCACCGCCATAAAGTGGATGCCCCTTCCGGCACGGCGCTGGCGATGGGTGAAGCCATTGCCGATGCCATGGACTGGGATCTGAATGAGCACGCGGTTTACACCCGTGAAGGGATCACCGGGGAACGTAAGGCGCAGACCATCGGTTTTGCCACCGTTCGCGCGGGCGATATCGTCGGTGAGCATACGGCGATGTTTGCAGATATCGGTGAGCGGGTAGAGATTACCCACAAGGCTTCCAGCCGCATGACCTTTGCTAATGGTGCGGTTAAAGCAGGATTATGGTTGGGTGCGCATAAATCAGGTCTTTTTGATATGAGAAGCGTACTTAATCTTGATGATTTGTAA
- a CDS encoding FadR/GntR family transcriptional regulator — protein sequence MSLLPAALAPIAVQHSDVLVLDALTRYVAQSGMQVGERLPPERVLAEQLAVSRNTVREALKRWETLGIIVRRKGSGTFLQAEVTSNDSFLSLRFKNDSQNMLHALEVRRIIEAESCALAAVRATADDLLLIERRLQEMERVHLAVGSAGAEDWLFHASIYQAAHNPLLLHMVVGLYDTLHAFFESPPEQALFSDSFPLHRTLFEAIQQRDAGEAKRVSHLILDITERDMKDVIHAARKA from the coding sequence ATGTCATTACTTCCCGCCGCACTGGCACCGATAGCCGTACAGCACAGCGACGTGCTGGTCCTCGATGCGCTGACGCGCTACGTGGCGCAGTCAGGCATGCAGGTCGGTGAGCGGCTACCGCCGGAGCGTGTGCTGGCAGAGCAGCTTGCCGTCAGCCGCAATACGGTCCGCGAAGCGCTGAAGCGCTGGGAAACGCTGGGCATTATCGTGCGGCGTAAGGGCAGCGGCACTTTTCTGCAGGCCGAGGTCACCAGCAATGACAGTTTCCTTTCGCTGCGCTTTAAAAACGATTCACAAAACATGCTGCACGCGCTGGAGGTCCGTCGAATTATCGAGGCCGAATCCTGCGCGCTGGCGGCGGTGCGCGCCACGGCGGATGACCTGCTGCTGATTGAGCGGCGGCTTCAGGAAATGGAGCGCGTCCATCTGGCGGTCGGGTCCGCCGGCGCGGAGGACTGGCTGTTTCACGCCAGTATTTACCAGGCGGCGCACAACCCGCTGCTATTGCACATGGTGGTGGGGCTGTACGACACCCTGCACGCCTTCTTTGAATCCCCGCCCGAACAGGCGCTGTTCAGCGACTCTTTCCCGCTGCACCGCACGCTGTTTGAGGCCATACAGCAGCGCGATGCCGGTGAGGCAAAGCGCGTCAGCCATCTGATCCTCGACATAACCGAACGTGACATGAAGGACGTGATCCATGCAGCCAGAAAAGCGTAG
- the ispH gene encoding 4-hydroxy-3-methylbut-2-enyl diphosphate reductase — translation MQILLANPRGFCAGVDRAISIVERALEMYGAPIYVRHEVVHNRYVVNSLRERGAIFIEEISEVPDGCILIFSAHGVSQAVRAEAKARDLTMLFDATCPLVTKVHMEVARASRKGTEAILIGHAGHPEVEGTMGQYNNPKGGMYLVEEPADVWKLQVKDENNLSFMTQTTLSVDDTYEVIDALRARFPKIIGPRKDDICYATTNRQEAVRTLSKDADVVLVVGSKNSSNSNRLAELAQRAGKLARLIDSADDIQEEWLQGARCVGVTAGASAPDVLVQEVIQRLNQLGGVDAIELIGREENIVFEVPKELRVEVRQVD, via the coding sequence ATGCAGATCCTGTTGGCTAACCCTCGCGGTTTTTGTGCGGGCGTAGATCGCGCTATCAGCATTGTCGAGCGTGCGCTGGAGATGTACGGCGCACCGATTTACGTGCGTCATGAAGTGGTGCACAACCGCTATGTGGTGAACAGCCTGCGCGAGCGTGGTGCGATTTTTATTGAGGAAATCAGTGAGGTGCCGGATGGCTGCATTCTGATTTTCTCCGCCCACGGCGTTTCGCAGGCGGTGCGTGCAGAAGCGAAGGCGCGTGATTTAACCATGCTGTTCGACGCCACCTGTCCGCTGGTGACCAAAGTGCATATGGAAGTGGCGCGTGCCAGCCGTAAGGGCACCGAAGCCATTTTGATTGGTCACGCCGGTCACCCGGAGGTGGAGGGCACCATGGGCCAGTACAATAACCCGAAAGGGGGCATGTACCTGGTTGAGGAGCCGGCCGACGTGTGGAAGCTGCAGGTGAAAGATGAAAATAACCTGAGCTTTATGACGCAGACCACGCTGTCTGTTGATGATACGTATGAAGTGATCGACGCCCTGCGTGCCCGTTTCCCGAAAATCATCGGGCCGCGTAAAGATGATATCTGCTATGCCACCACCAACCGCCAGGAAGCGGTGCGAACGCTGTCGAAGGATGCGGACGTGGTGCTGGTGGTCGGCTCGAAAAACTCGTCCAACTCCAACCGTCTGGCCGAACTGGCGCAGCGTGCCGGTAAGCTGGCGCGGCTGATCGATTCTGCCGATGATATTCAGGAAGAGTGGCTTCAGGGTGCGCGCTGCGTTGGCGTGACCGCGGGGGCTTCTGCACCTGACGTGCTGGTGCAGGAAGTTATCCAGCGGCTGAATCAGCTTGGCGGTGTGGATGCCATTGAGCTGATCGGTCGTGAAGAGAACATCGTGTTTGAAGTGCCGAAAGAGCTGCGCGTTGAGGTTCGGCAGGTCGATTAG
- a CDS encoding acid phosphatase, which translates to MNKIVLATLIAAVMSPLALAAKDVTTKPDVYFLKESQSIDSLALLPPPPAVDSIEFLNDKTQYDAGKMLRNTPRGKQAWKDANVEGDGVAEAFSDAYGMPISKEKTPELNRLVKKMREDAGDLATRSAKEHYMRIRPFAFYHEATCRSDEEGKLSTNGSYPSGHTTIGWATALVLSEINPDRQGQILQRGYEMGQSRVICGYHWQSDVTAARVVASAIVARLHAEPAFVSQLQKAKDEFTRLQGSTH; encoded by the coding sequence ATGAACAAAATCGTCCTGGCGACGTTAATTGCTGCCGTTATGTCTCCACTGGCCCTGGCTGCAAAAGATGTCACCACCAAACCTGATGTTTACTTCCTGAAAGAGTCACAATCCATTGACAGCCTGGCGCTGCTTCCTCCTCCACCTGCGGTGGACAGCATTGAGTTTCTGAATGACAAAACCCAGTACGACGCGGGAAAAATGCTGCGTAACACCCCACGCGGTAAGCAGGCCTGGAAAGATGCGAACGTTGAGGGAGACGGCGTGGCAGAAGCGTTTTCAGACGCATATGGCATGCCCATCAGCAAAGAAAAAACGCCCGAATTAAACCGGCTGGTCAAAAAAATGCGTGAGGATGCGGGCGATCTTGCCACCCGCAGCGCCAAAGAGCACTACATGCGTATCCGTCCGTTCGCCTTTTACCATGAGGCGACCTGCCGCTCAGACGAAGAAGGAAAACTGTCAACCAACGGGTCTTATCCTTCCGGGCATACCACCATCGGCTGGGCTACCGCGCTGGTGCTGTCCGAAATTAACCCTGACCGGCAGGGCCAGATCCTGCAGCGGGGCTATGAGATGGGGCAGAGCCGGGTGATCTGCGGATATCACTGGCAAAGCGATGTGACGGCCGCCCGCGTGGTGGCGTCAGCCATTGTCGCGCGTCTGCATGCGGAACCGGCTTTTGTCAGCCAGCTGCAGAAAGCCAAAGATGAATTCACGCGTCTGCAGGGCAGCACCCACTAA
- a CDS encoding PLP-dependent transferase yields the protein MQPEKRSDQTQLTHDARHDKGAVSPPIYQSSLFSFSDYDSMIARFRGDSDQPLYSRVDNPTVKELQEKVAKLEQGEACLAFSSGMAAISNAILSVVSPGDKVVCINHVYPDTYRFLRGFCQRFRIRSEFVDGESLESVKAALSGAKLLYLESPSSWVMGEQDLRSLAELAQSMGVTTIIDNSWASPLYQKPLTLGVDIVVHSASKYISGHSDVVAGLVIASRERITAITSGVSPFLGGKLSANEAWLLIRGLRTLPLRMRQHQESALSIARRLLAHPQVTRVYHPGLEPLPSSALTGYSGLFAFELDESVDIPRFCNALGLFHMGVSWGGFESLVMPAISVLNQAGEFNSARDFGVSPRVVRVSVGLEETEELWLDLQQAIAAAR from the coding sequence ATGCAGCCAGAAAAGCGTAGTGACCAGACCCAGCTCACCCACGATGCCCGCCATGACAAAGGGGCCGTTTCGCCGCCGATTTACCAGTCCTCGCTGTTCAGCTTCAGCGATTACGACAGCATGATTGCCCGCTTTCGCGGCGACAGCGACCAGCCGCTCTATTCCCGTGTTGATAATCCGACGGTGAAAGAACTGCAGGAAAAGGTGGCGAAGCTGGAACAGGGGGAAGCCTGCCTGGCGTTCAGCAGCGGCATGGCGGCGATCAGCAATGCCATTCTCAGCGTGGTTTCACCCGGTGACAAGGTGGTGTGCATCAATCACGTCTACCCGGATACCTACCGTTTTCTGCGCGGCTTCTGCCAGCGTTTTCGTATCCGCAGCGAGTTCGTCGACGGCGAGTCGCTCGAGTCGGTCAAAGCGGCGCTGTCCGGCGCCAAACTGCTGTATCTGGAAAGCCCGAGCAGCTGGGTGATGGGCGAGCAGGATCTGCGATCGCTGGCCGAGCTGGCGCAGTCGATGGGTGTCACCACGATTATCGACAACAGCTGGGCATCGCCGCTGTATCAAAAACCGCTGACGCTGGGCGTGGATATCGTGGTGCATTCCGCCTCGAAATACATCAGCGGCCACAGCGATGTGGTGGCCGGGCTGGTGATTGCCAGCCGCGAGCGCATTACCGCTATCACCAGCGGCGTCAGCCCCTTCCTCGGCGGCAAGCTGTCGGCCAACGAGGCCTGGCTGTTGATCCGCGGCCTGCGCACGCTGCCGCTGCGCATGCGTCAGCACCAGGAGAGCGCGCTGAGTATTGCCCGTCGGCTGCTGGCGCATCCGCAGGTGACCCGTGTTTATCACCCCGGTCTTGAACCTCTGCCTTCCTCCGCCCTCACCGGCTACAGCGGGTTGTTCGCCTTCGAGCTGGATGAATCGGTAGATATTCCCCGCTTCTGCAATGCGCTTGGTCTGTTCCATATGGGCGTGAGCTGGGGCGGTTTTGAAAGCCTGGTGATGCCGGCGATTTCGGTACTTAACCAGGCCGGGGAGTTTAATTCCGCTCGCGATTTTGGCGTATCGCCCCGTGTGGTGCGCGTCTCTGTCGGCCTGGAAGAGACGGAAGAGCTGTGGCTCGACCTGCAGCAGGCGATTGCCGCCGCACGCTAA